In one Nicotiana tomentosiformis chromosome 6, ASM39032v3, whole genome shotgun sequence genomic region, the following are encoded:
- the LOC104111431 gene encoding DUF21 domain-containing protein At4g14240-like isoform X1, giving the protein MQVINAVSVVRMATRGLNSLEAEIAFGTVTWFVYAGISCFLVLFAGIMSGLTLGLMSLGLVDLEILQRSGTPAEKKQAATILPVVQKQHQLLVTLLLCNAAAMEALPIYLDKMFNQYVAIILSVTFVLVFGEVIPQAICTRYGLAVGANFVWLVRVLMVICYPIAYPIGKILDCVLGHNEVLFRRAQLKALVSIHSQEAGKGGELTHDETTIISGALDLTEKTAKEAMTPIESTFSLDVNSKLDWEAMGKILARGHSRVPVYSGSPKNIIGLLLVKSLLTVRAETETPVSAVSIRRIPRVPADMPLYDILNEFQKGSSHMAAVVKLKGKTKKPPLVVEEEKSDDSAVTNGHPSVTTSLLMAKDEKSDSVVVDIEKATVPAVQSSGDALINGSHQSSDDIEDAEVIGIITLEDVFEELLQEEIVDETDEYVDVHKRIRVAAAAAASSVARAPSIRRLTAQKGVGGQSKQGQNPKKFSEDISNSRRTQGSLGEPLLGNKR; this is encoded by the exons ATGCAGGTGATCAATGCAGTGTCAGTGGTTCGAATGGCAACGAGAGGCCTCAATTCCCTAGAGGCAGAAATAGCATTTGGGACAGTCACTTGGTTCGTCTATGCCGGGATCTCATGTTTTTTAGTTCTGTTCGCCGGAATTATGTCCGGATTGACATTAGGCCTCATGTCTTTGGGCCTCGTTGATCTCGAGATACTTCAGCGAAGTGGCACCCCCGCTGAGAAAAAGCAAGCag CTACAATACTTCCCGTTGTTCAGAAGCAACACCAGCTTCTTGTGACCCTACTTCTATGTAATGCCGCTGCCATGGAG GCCCTACCCATATACCTCGACAAAATGTTCAACCAATATGTGGCCATTATACTATCAGTAACTTTTGTCTTGGTGTTTGGAGAG GTTATTCCTCAAGCAATATGTACCAGGTATGGACTTGCGGTGGGTGCAAACTTTGTTTGGCTTGTTCGTGTTCTGATGGTCATATGCTACCCAATTGCATACCCCATAGGGAAG ATCCTAGACTGCGTACTAGGACATAATGAAGTACTATTTAGACGAGCTCAGTTAAAAGCTCTTGTTTCTATCCACAGTCAAGAG GCCGGCAAGGGAGGTGAACTTACACATGATGAAACAACAATCATTAGTGGAGCATTAGATTTAACTGAGAAG ACTGCTAAGGAGGCCATGACACCCATTGAGTCAACATTTTCTTTGGATGTCAATTCAAAGCTGGACTG GGAAGCAATGGGTAAAATTCTTGCTCGAGGTCATAGCCGAGTTCCAGTCTACTCAGGCAGTCCGAAGAATATTATTGGACTTCTACTG GTAAAAAGTCTTCTTACTGTTCGCGCGGAAACCGAGACACCAGTTAGTGCTGTTTCTATCCGCAGAATTCCGCG AGTTCCAGCTGATATGCCACTATATGACATACTAAACGAGTTCCAAAAGGGTAGCAGTCATATGGCTGCAGTAGTGAAGCTTAAAGGGAAAACCAAAAAACCTCCATTGGTAGTTGAGGAAGAGAAATCTGACGACAGTGCAGTCACCAATGGACATCCTAGTGTAACTACCTCTCTTTTGATGGCAAAGGATGAAAAGTCAGATAGTGTCGTCGTTGATATTGAGAAGGCTACAGTACCGGCAGTGCAGTCATCTGGTGATGCTCTGATAAATGGATCGCATCAGTCGTCAGATGATATTGAGGATGCTGAAGTAATAGGTATTATCACTTTGGAAGATGTTTTTGAAGAACTTTTACAG GAGGAAATAGTAGACGAGACTGACGAGTATGTTGATGTACATAAGAG GATACGTGTGGCTGCAGCAGCAGCAGCTTCATCAGTGGCACGAGCTCCATCAATTCGGAGGTTAACAGCCCAAAAGGGAGTC GGAGGGCAAAGCAAGCAAGGACAAAACCCCAAAAAGTTTAGCGAGGACATTTCCAACTCAAGAAGGACGCAAGGGAGTCTTGGAGAGCCTCTTCTTGGGAACAAGAGATAA
- the LOC104111431 gene encoding DUF21 domain-containing protein At4g14240-like isoform X2: MQVINAVSVVRMATRGLNSLEAEIAFGTVTWFVYAGISCFLVLFAGIMSGLTLGLMSLGLVDLEILQRSGTPAEKKQAATILPVVQKQHQLLVTLLLCNAAAMEVIPQAICTRYGLAVGANFVWLVRVLMVICYPIAYPIGKILDCVLGHNEVLFRRAQLKALVSIHSQEAGKGGELTHDETTIISGALDLTEKTAKEAMTPIESTFSLDVNSKLDWEAMGKILARGHSRVPVYSGSPKNIIGLLLVKSLLTVRAETETPVSAVSIRRIPRVPADMPLYDILNEFQKGSSHMAAVVKLKGKTKKPPLVVEEEKSDDSAVTNGHPSVTTSLLMAKDEKSDSVVVDIEKATVPAVQSSGDALINGSHQSSDDIEDAEVIGIITLEDVFEELLQEEIVDETDEYVDVHKRIRVAAAAAASSVARAPSIRRLTAQKGVGGQSKQGQNPKKFSEDISNSRRTQGSLGEPLLGNKR; encoded by the exons ATGCAGGTGATCAATGCAGTGTCAGTGGTTCGAATGGCAACGAGAGGCCTCAATTCCCTAGAGGCAGAAATAGCATTTGGGACAGTCACTTGGTTCGTCTATGCCGGGATCTCATGTTTTTTAGTTCTGTTCGCCGGAATTATGTCCGGATTGACATTAGGCCTCATGTCTTTGGGCCTCGTTGATCTCGAGATACTTCAGCGAAGTGGCACCCCCGCTGAGAAAAAGCAAGCag CTACAATACTTCCCGTTGTTCAGAAGCAACACCAGCTTCTTGTGACCCTACTTCTATGTAATGCCGCTGCCATGGAG GTTATTCCTCAAGCAATATGTACCAGGTATGGACTTGCGGTGGGTGCAAACTTTGTTTGGCTTGTTCGTGTTCTGATGGTCATATGCTACCCAATTGCATACCCCATAGGGAAG ATCCTAGACTGCGTACTAGGACATAATGAAGTACTATTTAGACGAGCTCAGTTAAAAGCTCTTGTTTCTATCCACAGTCAAGAG GCCGGCAAGGGAGGTGAACTTACACATGATGAAACAACAATCATTAGTGGAGCATTAGATTTAACTGAGAAG ACTGCTAAGGAGGCCATGACACCCATTGAGTCAACATTTTCTTTGGATGTCAATTCAAAGCTGGACTG GGAAGCAATGGGTAAAATTCTTGCTCGAGGTCATAGCCGAGTTCCAGTCTACTCAGGCAGTCCGAAGAATATTATTGGACTTCTACTG GTAAAAAGTCTTCTTACTGTTCGCGCGGAAACCGAGACACCAGTTAGTGCTGTTTCTATCCGCAGAATTCCGCG AGTTCCAGCTGATATGCCACTATATGACATACTAAACGAGTTCCAAAAGGGTAGCAGTCATATGGCTGCAGTAGTGAAGCTTAAAGGGAAAACCAAAAAACCTCCATTGGTAGTTGAGGAAGAGAAATCTGACGACAGTGCAGTCACCAATGGACATCCTAGTGTAACTACCTCTCTTTTGATGGCAAAGGATGAAAAGTCAGATAGTGTCGTCGTTGATATTGAGAAGGCTACAGTACCGGCAGTGCAGTCATCTGGTGATGCTCTGATAAATGGATCGCATCAGTCGTCAGATGATATTGAGGATGCTGAAGTAATAGGTATTATCACTTTGGAAGATGTTTTTGAAGAACTTTTACAG GAGGAAATAGTAGACGAGACTGACGAGTATGTTGATGTACATAAGAG GATACGTGTGGCTGCAGCAGCAGCAGCTTCATCAGTGGCACGAGCTCCATCAATTCGGAGGTTAACAGCCCAAAAGGGAGTC GGAGGGCAAAGCAAGCAAGGACAAAACCCCAAAAAGTTTAGCGAGGACATTTCCAACTCAAGAAGGACGCAAGGGAGTCTTGGAGAGCCTCTTCTTGGGAACAAGAGATAA
- the LOC108947299 gene encoding small polypeptide DEVIL 21, with protein sequence MRKLRFAKLKRMVKQQKGKLWILRICITMLLCRDNYS encoded by the coding sequence ATGAGGAAGCTCAGATTTGCAAAGTTGAAAAGAATGGTGAAACAGCAGAAAGGGAAGCTCTGGATTTTAAGGATTTGCATAACTATGCTATTGTGTCGGGACAACTACTCTTAG